Proteins encoded together in one Quercus lobata isolate SW786 chromosome 3, ValleyOak3.0 Primary Assembly, whole genome shotgun sequence window:
- the LOC115981762 gene encoding lysine histidine transporter 1-like encodes MAPNMREEEAARQKEIDDWLPITANRNAKWWYSAFHNVTAMVGAGVLSLPYAMSHLGWGPGVTVLFLSWVITFYTLWQMVEMHEMVPGKRFDRYHELGQYAFGEKLGLWIVVPQQLVVEISTDIVYMVTGGKSLKKFHDIVCPNCKSIKTTYFIMIFASVHFVLSHLPNFNSISGISLAAAVMSLTYSTIAWVASAAKGVQPDVDYSYSAKSASGITFNIFTALGDVAFAYAGHNVVLEIQATIPSTPEKPSKGPMWKGAVVAYIVVALCYFPVGLIGYRMFGNSVEDNILLSLQKPNWLVAAANMFVVIHVIGSYQIFAMPVFDMMETFLVKKLKFRPSYTLRFIVRNLYVAFTMMVGIIIPFFGGLLGFFGGLVMAPTTYYLPCIMWLIIYKPKRFSFTWIANWICIVLGVALMVVAPIGGLRTIILSAKDYKFFS; translated from the exons ATGGCTCCGAATATGAGAGAGGAAGAGGCAGCAAGGCAGAAGGAAATCGATGATTGGCTTCCGATCACTGCCAATAGAAATGCCAAATGGTGGTACTCGGCTTTCCACAATGTCACCGCCATGGTTGGCGCTGGTGTTCTCAGTCTGCCTTATGCCATGTCACATCTTGGATG GGGACCTGGTGTCACTGTCCTTTTTTTGTCATGGGTGATCACCTTCTACACTCTATGGCAAATGGTTGAGATGCACGAAATGGTTCCGGGTAAGCGGTTTGATAGGTACCATGAGCTTGGTCAGTATGCCTTTGGTGAAAAGCTTGGACTTTGGATTGTGGTGCCTCAACAGCTAGTTGTTGAAATTAGTACAGACATTGTGTACATGGTCACTGGAGGGAAATCATTGAAGAAGTTCCATGACATAGTTTGCCCCAATTGCAAATCTATCAAGACCACTTACTTCATCATGATTTTCGCTTCTGTGCACTTTGTTCTGTCTCATCTCCCCAACTTCAACTCTATTTCCGGGATCTCACTGGCTGCAGCAGTCATGTCCTTAAC TTACTCAACTATTGCTTGGGTAGCTTCTGCTGCAAAGGGTGTTCAACCAGATGTGGACTACAGTTACTCGGCCAAAAGCGCATCTGGAATCACTTTTAACATCTTCACCGCCTTGGGTGATGTAGCATTTGCCTATGCTGGTCACAACGTGGTTTTGGAAATCCAAGCAACAATCCCTTCTACTCCAGAGAAACCTTCAAAGGGCCCCATGTGGAAAGGAGCGGTTGTTGCATATATCGTTGTGGCCCTTTGCTACTTCCCTGTTGGTCTGATCGGGTATCGGATGTTTGGAAATTCTGTTGAGGATAATATCCTCTTGTCACTACAGAAACCTAATTGGCTTGTTGCAGCAGCTAACATGTTTGTTGTTATCCATGTCATTGGAAGCTACCAG ATATTTGCTATGCCAGTGTTTGACATGATGGAAACTTTTCTGGTGAAGAAATTGAAGTTCAGACCATCTTATACACTCCGATTTATCGTTCGCAATTTATATGTTG CGTTTACAATGATGGTCGGGATTATAATCCCTTTCTTCGGTGGCCTCCTTGGTTTCTTTGGAGGACTTGTTATGGCCCCAACAACATACTAC ctcccctgcatcaTGTGGCTCATCATCTATAAACCCAAGCGTTTCAGCTTTACTTGGATAGCCAATTGG ATCTGCATTGTGCTTGGTGTGGCATTGATGGTTGTAGCACCTATTGGTGGACTAAGGACTATCATCCTTTCAGCCAAGGATTACAAGTTCTTCTCATGA
- the LOC115981087 gene encoding uncharacterized protein LOC115981087, which produces MLLFRAGKEILIKAVAQAIPTYSMSVFQIPLKLCFELEALCARFWWGQIGNERKIHWKSWDKLTAPKKEGGMGFRDLRAFNLAMLAKQGWRLVQGIDSLLYRCFKARYFPRSSFLEAKESPNCSYVWWSLMAAQPILQASHCWRVGNGYSINAVKDRWLPNFPTNKVLNSV; this is translated from the coding sequence ATGTTGCTGTTTAGGGCTGGCAAGGAAATCCTTATCAAAGCTGTGGCTCAGGCTATACCCACATACTCTATGAGTGTATTCCAAATCCCTTTGAAATTATGCTTTGAACTTGAAGCGTTGTGTGCaagattttggtggggtcaaattGGCAATGAACGAAAAATTCATTGGAAGAGTTGGGATAAGCTAACGGCTCCAAAGAAAGAGGGTGGAATGGGGTTTAGAGATTTGAGAGCCTTCAACTTGGCTATGTTGGCCAAGCAAGGGTGGAGGTTGGTTCAAGGCATTGATTCGCTGCTTTATCGGTGCTTTAAGGCAAGGTACTTTCCAAGATCATCATTTCTAGAGGCTAAAGAATCCCCTAATTGTTCATATGTGTGGTGGAGTTTGATGGCAGCACAACCAATTCTTCAAGCAAGTCATTGTTGGAGGGTTGGGAATGGATATTCAATCAATGCTGTGAAGGATAGATGGCTGCCAAACTTCCCAACAAATAAAGTCCTTAATTCGGTCTAG